In a genomic window of Pedobacter sp. KBS0701:
- a CDS encoding O-acetylhomoserine aminocarboxypropyltransferase/cysteine synthase family protein produces the protein MSTSYKFETLQLHAGQEIDPTTGSRAVPIYQTTSYGFNSAEHGANLFALKEFGNIYTRIMNPTNDVFEKRIAALEGGVAALAVASGQAAQFIALNNILEAGDSIVSSTHIYGGTYNQFKVAFKRLGIHVDFANPDVPEEFEAKITDKTKAIYLETIGNPAFSVPDFEKIAAIAKKYDLPLVVDNTFGAGGYLFKPLEHGANIVVESATKWIGGHGTSIGGVIIDGGNYNWGNGKFPQFSEPSAGYHGLVFSDVFGIGGPFGNIQFIIRARVEGLRDLGPALSPFNSFLLLQGLETLSLRVQRHVDNALELATWLENHPLVQEVQYPGLASSKYNSLAKKYLSNGFGAVLSFELKGSKENATQVIDNLKLVSHLANVGDAKTLIIQPSATTHQQLSEAEQLAAGVKPNALRVSVGIEHIDDIKADFEQAFASINVQIPTESLSA, from the coding sequence ATGTCAACATCATATAAATTTGAAACTTTACAATTACACGCTGGCCAGGAAATAGATCCCACAACAGGTTCGAGGGCTGTGCCGATTTACCAAACCACTTCTTACGGATTTAACAGCGCCGAACATGGAGCTAATTTATTTGCCTTAAAAGAGTTTGGCAACATTTACACTAGGATCATGAATCCTACCAATGATGTTTTCGAAAAAAGAATTGCAGCTTTAGAAGGTGGTGTAGCGGCTTTAGCAGTAGCATCAGGACAGGCCGCTCAGTTTATTGCCCTAAATAATATCTTAGAAGCTGGCGACAGCATTGTTTCTTCTACTCATATTTATGGTGGAACTTATAACCAGTTTAAAGTTGCTTTTAAACGTTTGGGTATCCATGTTGATTTTGCAAATCCAGATGTACCTGAAGAATTTGAAGCTAAAATAACAGATAAAACTAAGGCAATTTACCTGGAAACCATTGGCAATCCTGCTTTTAGTGTGCCAGATTTTGAGAAAATTGCTGCAATTGCTAAAAAATATGATCTTCCATTAGTGGTTGACAATACTTTTGGCGCAGGCGGTTATTTATTTAAACCATTGGAACACGGAGCCAATATTGTGGTAGAATCTGCAACGAAATGGATTGGTGGCCATGGAACGAGTATTGGTGGTGTGATCATCGATGGTGGAAACTACAATTGGGGCAATGGAAAATTCCCTCAGTTCTCTGAGCCATCAGCAGGCTATCACGGGTTGGTTTTCAGTGATGTTTTTGGCATCGGTGGACCATTTGGCAATATTCAGTTTATTATCCGGGCGCGCGTAGAAGGACTAAGAGATTTAGGGCCTGCCTTATCACCTTTCAATTCGTTTCTTTTATTACAAGGATTGGAAACCTTATCACTCCGCGTTCAACGCCATGTTGATAATGCTTTAGAACTGGCCACCTGGTTAGAAAACCATCCATTGGTTCAGGAAGTACAATATCCAGGATTAGCGAGCAGCAAATACAATAGCCTGGCAAAAAAATATTTAAGTAACGGTTTCGGCGCGGTTCTATCTTTCGAATTAAAAGGAAGTAAAGAAAATGCCACACAGGTTATTGATAATTTAAAACTGGTTTCGCATCTCGCAAACGTGGGCGATGCCAAAACGTTGATTATCCAACCGTCGGCAACCACACACCAACAATTGAGTGAAGCGGAGCAATTGGCTGCAGGTGTAAAGCCAAACGCATTACGGGTTTCAGTCGGTATTGAACACATCGATGATATTAAGGCCGATTTCGAGCAGGCTTTTGCATCTATAAATGTTCAGATCCCTACAGAGAGTTTATCAGCCTAA
- a CDS encoding PLP-dependent aspartate aminotransferase family protein has translation MKPETLAIHASNLVKIATGDVTLPINLSTTFFRGEDGGYPGGHMYSRVSNPNRSALENTVAKLEYGEDAAAFSSGNTCGLAMFQALKPGSHIIAPDDMYWGIKKQLLTIFNESLEFDFVDQTDLNLIQSSIKPNTKLIWIETPSNPLLKVTDIEEIAKIAKAKNITLVCDSTFASPILQNPILLGADMVMHSSTKYIGGHSDVLGGILVTAKKDELWERIKNIQQTGGAVPSPFDCFLLTRSIKTLAYRMKGHCENGKKVARYLNGHPHVEAVFYPGLESHPQHEIARKQMKDFSGMMSFLVKGDAEAAHKVVNKVQLFAQATSLGGVESLIEHRYSVEGPDSKTPKNLLRISVGLEHVDDIIADLAQALG, from the coding sequence ATGAAACCCGAAACCCTTGCTATTCACGCTTCTAATCTCGTAAAGATCGCTACCGGTGATGTTACACTGCCGATTAATCTGTCTACCACTTTTTTTCGCGGCGAAGATGGTGGTTATCCCGGTGGGCACATGTATAGCAGGGTAAGCAATCCAAACCGGTCTGCTTTAGAAAACACTGTAGCCAAATTAGAATATGGCGAAGATGCTGCTGCTTTTTCTTCGGGTAATACCTGCGGATTAGCGATGTTCCAGGCTTTAAAACCGGGTAGCCATATTATAGCTCCGGATGACATGTACTGGGGAATTAAAAAACAGCTGCTGACCATTTTTAATGAAAGTTTGGAATTTGATTTTGTTGATCAAACCGATTTAAATCTGATACAATCGAGCATTAAGCCTAATACCAAACTGATCTGGATCGAAACGCCATCAAATCCATTATTAAAGGTTACCGATATTGAAGAGATTGCCAAAATAGCTAAAGCAAAAAATATCACCCTGGTTTGCGACAGCACCTTTGCTTCTCCAATTTTACAAAATCCGATTTTGTTGGGCGCCGATATGGTCATGCACAGCAGTACCAAATACATAGGTGGTCATAGTGATGTGCTCGGCGGGATATTAGTAACGGCAAAAAAAGATGAATTATGGGAACGTATCAAAAATATACAGCAAACAGGCGGTGCAGTACCCTCTCCTTTCGATTGCTTTTTATTAACGCGTAGCATTAAAACCCTGGCCTACCGCATGAAGGGCCATTGTGAAAATGGAAAAAAAGTAGCCCGCTATTTAAACGGACATCCTCATGTTGAAGCCGTTTTTTATCCTGGGTTGGAGAGTCACCCACAGCATGAAATTGCCAGAAAACAGATGAAAGATTTCAGCGGAATGATGTCGTTTTTAGTTAAGGGCGATGCAGAAGCTGCTCATAAAGTGGTAAATAAAGTCCAACTATTTGCACAGGCAACGAGTTTAGGTGGTGTAGAGAGTTTGATTGAACACCGTTATTCAGTTGAGGGGCCGGATAGTAAAACGCCTAAAAACTTGCTCCGCATTTCAGTAGGACTGGAACATGTAGATGATATTATTGCCGATTTAGCGCAGGCGCTGGGTTAA